Below is a genomic region from Rhodohalobacter sp. 614A.
CACTTTGAGGAATAATCTCTAAATATTTAATCAACTTTTTGTCGTCTACATAAGCCAGTGAATTGAGATCAATCCCATCATCGAAAAGACCAAAGATTTTATACTTAATTAATTCATCACTATTAATGTCTACAAATGGGCGTTCGTCTTTCTTGAGCCTCTCTTGTATTGATTTTTTCTTTATTTCATATTCTACAATTTCAGAACTTAACTGACTGCCAATTTGCCTGCCATCTTTATCTTCTTCGTTAATTTTAAATTTTACGGCAGTGCCATATACATTTAACATAAACATAGATTTGCCACCACCGGAGATTTCATCGATATCCATATGAAATCCAATCACTCCATTTGCATGAAGTTTTTTTGCTTCATTTTCTAAACCTCGAATGGCCGCTGACTTTAACTTGTCCAACTCATTTTTATAACCTTTTGTCTCGCCACCAAACACATCTCTGAAGGAGGCAAAAACATCTTTGAATAAATTAGCTCCTATAACAATCTGTTCGTTTACCTGTCCTAAGTACTCTTCAATCTCTTTGTTGTGAAAATAATCGTTGGTTGTGATTAGCATAGTATGTTGTGTCCCCTTTCAGATAAATTGAATTTGACATTATTATAACTAATTGATCCCAAACTAATTAATGATACTATGAAAGCTTTGGAATACTCACTCAAAGAACTAATCAAAGAAGCCGTCAGGGAAGTCATTCTTGAGGAAAAGGAGAAAGGAACGTTTGATTCTGTAGTCCACAAGAAAATTCAAGTCCGTGAATCAGAACAAACTAAAATTAAAAAAAGAGATCCGTTATCCATTATACGTGCTGATGAATTAGCTGAACTACTCTCTGTGTCCACCGTTACACTCTGGCGCTGGGAGACCGAAGGAAAAATGCCAGCCAAAGTTAAGTTTGGAGGTAGAATGGTTGGCTGGCGTTATTTTGAGATTGAGGAGTGGTTGGGAAGAAACTAAATTGATATTTTCATTACTGGTACCATTTTCGATTTGTAAATTCAGTTCAATTTATCCCTTTATTTTCCAATTTTTTATCCAGCTCTGTCATTGCCTTAGAAAGATTTAGCATCATCAACTGCTGATAGGGGTCTGTTTTTTCGATGGCTTTCTGACCCAATACATCATCAGCCACGTTAGTAGGCAACCTATATTCAAGGGCTACAGTTGTTGCAAATGTGTACCTGCCCAAAACGAATGGCAAAGCACGCATTATCCCGGCAAGGCGTGCCAACTTATTAAGATGTTTGCCAGTTGATGGTGGCATACGTTCTGGAAATAGTAAAGTCGTATCTGCTACTAATCTTGATTTATTGTATTTGTCAATAATTCCTTGAGCTTCCTTCAGTACAGGTATTTTTCGTGGCTCCCAAGAATCACCTCTACTAACATATAACCACATTGAAGAGTCCGCTTCTTTCTGAATATGATTTGTAGATACAGCTTTGATCTCTTCAAATGATAGACCCGTATAACAACTAAAAAGAAAAATGTCTTTTACTAATTGAAGAATTTCATCAGATGGATCTGTCCGTCTGATGGCTTCTAATTCTTCTTTTGATAGATAATCAATAGAATTCTCTTTTTTTGAATGGCTATAGAAATCGGATGGATTAAATCGGATCAGATTTTTTTGAATCGCGAGACGAAAGATCTTACCCAGCATCTCCACATAGGTAACTGCCGTATTGTGAGCCATCTTTCTATCATGTACCAAATAATCATGAAAGTCATTACTGAAGGATCTCTTGATTGCTGAAAATTTAAGATCCTCTTTCTTAAATCGATCTAAAAAAAACTCCGACAGCCTCGAACAGATTGTTCTGTACTTTACCCAGGTACTTTTTGCAAGATTCCCTTGGTGAACCTCTTTTTCGAGTTGTTCATTATGCTCATCAAAAATTGAGAGAAGACCAGATTTTGAACGTTTATTCATAGTGTTTGAAGCTTTCATTTTATTTGAAATTTACCTGTTTTGATCAGCTTTTCAAATAATATAAATACAATATAAACAGTTGTTTAGTGTACTTTGCTTTGTAAATAGCAGTGGACGCATTAGCCTATTTAATGATGTAAAACTAAACACTCTCTTTTCCTATAATTCAACTTTAAACCGTATAAGAGAAGCCTAAACAGACTTCATAATGTGATTGGAATTGTGATGATTACTTAGTAACGGTTATGGACTTTGTAATGTATTGTGGACAATCTTTTTTCGAAATTTTTTTCCAATTAATTCGACACTGAAC
It encodes:
- a CDS encoding tyrosine-type recombinase/integrase; its protein translation is MNKRSKSGLLSIFDEHNEQLEKEVHQGNLAKSTWVKYRTICSRLSEFFLDRFKKEDLKFSAIKRSFSNDFHDYLVHDRKMAHNTAVTYVEMLGKIFRLAIQKNLIRFNPSDFYSHSKKENSIDYLSKEELEAIRRTDPSDEILQLVKDIFLFSCYTGLSFEEIKAVSTNHIQKEADSSMWLYVSRGDSWEPRKIPVLKEAQGIIDKYNKSRLVADTTLLFPERMPPSTGKHLNKLARLAGIMRALPFVLGRYTFATTVALEYRLPTNVADDVLGQKAIEKTDPYQQLMMLNLSKAMTELDKKLENKGIN
- a CDS encoding helix-turn-helix transcriptional regulator — translated: MKALEYSLKELIKEAVREVILEEKEKGTFDSVVHKKIQVRESEQTKIKKRDPLSIIRADELAELLSVSTVTLWRWETEGKMPAKVKFGGRMVGWRYFEIEEWLGRN
- a CDS encoding YbjQ family protein gives rise to the protein MLITTNDYFHNKEIEEYLGQVNEQIVIGANLFKDVFASFRDVFGGETKGYKNELDKLKSAAIRGLENEAKKLHANGVIGFHMDIDEISGGGKSMFMLNVYGTAVKFKINEEDKDGRQIGSQLSSEIVEYEIKKKSIQERLKKDERPFVDINSDELIKYKIFGLFDDGIDLNSLAYVDDKKLIKYLEIIPQSELEMLVFREIHSISIKYWICIVTALENRNWFNSSLILKLLEDQDPIRRFRALHLCAINKSFYDRKDVVRYSKISDFLNNKFNTQIKKTVEEGTFRNTEAWICPRCLRTNSMKGNSCECGAKNRYGLKNHSLDELKDILSKKAEVLREQFT